In Candidatus Binataceae bacterium, the genomic stretch TTTTGAAAGAGGTCGGGACGGGATGCGATTGCACCGACAAGATTGGCGACGCCAGCGGCGAAGATAGAATTAAAGTGGACATACCTTGCGAATAAACAGAGTAGGTCGCGGTCGTTTCCGATGGCCGCCAGCGAGGATTTGAACGCTTGAGCCCCACCCAGATCGTTGAAAAGCGCCGTTAGATCTGAGCGGGTCAAAAGAGCTTGACTCATTGACTTATTTCCTCTTGCGCATGGCTGCGATCGAGCTTGATTGCTCCGTTGCATCCACTACGTGCGGCGTTCAAATAGATTGAACAGCGTGTTCAATCCCAGTGAACATTGGAGGCGAACTCAGCAATTTGTCCGGTGCGATACGGACAGAATTCTGTTGACATCGGTGCGAGGTCCGTGATGCCCTAGCAGACCGATTTTTTTGGAGGTAATAGGCAGGTCCTAACGTCTCCAGGGCGAAGAAACGACGTAAGTGCGGCGCAAGCACGCCGCCTATCAATCTAATCGAGCGGCGCTACAATAGCTGCGTTCCTCTCTCCGAAGAAGGTCGCTTCAAGCCTCTGCATCACCGGGCCAGGTGGCCTTGTCGACGATTTCCATTACGTCGAGGGTCTGGACCTTCTCCTCTAGCTCTTTGGCCTTGATACCGTCGCCGAGCATCGTCATACAGAACGGGCAGGAGACGGCGATGACCTCGGGGTCAGTCTGAAGAGCCTGCTCGGTGCGCAGCAGATTCACCCGCTTATCCGGGTCTTCCTCCATCCACATCCGCCCTCCACCGGCGCCGCAGCACATGCCGAATTTACGATGGCGTTCCATCTCGTGAACTTGAGCCCCGGCGCGGTTGAGCAACATCCGTGGCTCGTCATATACGTCGTTGTAACGGCCGTAGTAACAAGAGTCGTGGTATACGGTCCGCTTCGGGAATTCCTCAGAGATCTTGAGACGCCCCGAAGCGATCAATTGCTGCACGAGGTCGGCGGCATGAATGACCTCGTACGAACCACCGAATTGCGGAAACTCGTTTTTGATCGTGTTGAAACAGTGGGGACAGTTCACGATGATCTTACGAACTTTGTTGTTGTTGAGAGTTTCGATCAGCGTTTGGGCCATCGTCTGGTAAAGGTACTCGTTTCCGAGCCGGCGGGCGGTTTCGCCGTTGCAAGGTTCCTCCCGCGCGAGGCAAGCAAAGTCTACGCCGGCTTTCTGCAGTACGCGGACGAAGGCCTGCGTCGTCTTCTTGTTGCGATCATCGAAGGCGCCGGCGCAGCCCACGTAGTAGAGGAACTCGGCGTCGGGTTTGTCGGCAAGGGTCGGGACGTTCATCCGTTCGGCCCACTCGAAGCGCTGCCCGGAATCGAGCCCCCACGGATTGGATTGCGTCTCCATGTTCTTGAAGGTGCGGGTAAGCTCCTTAGGGAAACGGGCCTCCTCTTGCACCAGATGTCGGCGCATATCGACGATCTTGTCGACGTACTCGATCATTGGAGGACAGGCCTCCTCACAGGCTCGGCAGGTGGTACAAGCCCACAGTGTGTCGTCGTGGATGACGGAACCGACGATATTTTCTCCGACCTCGGCCGGTTCCGCGCCCTCCGCGGTGTTAGGGTGGCTCCTTTTTTCAATCACCTCGTCCTGATGCTGGTAGAGGTAGTCGCGCAGATCGAGCAGCAACTGACGCGGCGCCAGCGGCTTATTGGTGGCGGTGGCCGGGCAATTCGAGGAGCAGCGGCCACATTCTGTGCAACTGAACATGTCGAGCATCTGCTTCCACGTGAATTGATCGATGTGCGAGGTGCCGAAGCGGGAATCATTTTCGAGGTCCTGCTTCGAGAGCTGCCCCTTGGGCTCGAGTTTCGCGAAAAAGATGTTCGGGATTGCGGTGATAATGTGGAAGTGTTTCGAGGGAGGGAGCAAGTTCAAAAAGACCAGAATGACGAGGTTGTGCACCCACCAGGCGACGTTGCTCGCCTGCAAGGCCCCGC encodes the following:
- a CDS encoding (Fe-S)-binding protein; protein product: MVTQIIFSLCILVSLGVFFYQLWRRFQLLRSAAPVSRFDRIPERVRAVLVYAFGQRKFVRSNPGAERSAGWMHFFIFWGFIILAIQIITMFGRGYSDSFVVPGFSLDLLGGPYLLLRDFMEGAVLIAVGVALVRWGITHAPRLYGFLPPERRLREKSHWEAYVILLLIATIMVTGLVYDGGRIVSDPANRLIAQGARWEPLSALVGRGLAKVLGASGALQASNVAWWVHNLVILVFLNLLPPSKHFHIITAIPNIFFAKLEPKGQLSKQDLENDSRFGTSHIDQFTWKQMLDMFSCTECGRCSSNCPATATNKPLAPRQLLLDLRDYLYQHQDEVIEKRSHPNTAEGAEPAEVGENIVGSVIHDDTLWACTTCRACEEACPPMIEYVDKIVDMRRHLVQEEARFPKELTRTFKNMETQSNPWGLDSGQRFEWAERMNVPTLADKPDAEFLYYVGCAGAFDDRNKKTTQAFVRVLQKAGVDFACLAREEPCNGETARRLGNEYLYQTMAQTLIETLNNNKVRKIIVNCPHCFNTIKNEFPQFGGSYEVIHAADLVQQLIASGRLKISEEFPKRTVYHDSCYYGRYNDVYDEPRMLLNRAGAQVHEMERHRKFGMCCGAGGGRMWMEEDPDKRVNLLRTEQALQTDPEVIAVSCPFCMTMLGDGIKAKELEEKVQTLDVMEIVDKATWPGDAEA